A single genomic interval of Oryza sativa Japonica Group chromosome 7, ASM3414082v1 harbors:
- the LOC4342310 gene encoding pathogenesis-related protein 1, with product METPKISGVALAAAIAVVLAMATTPAVAQNSPQDFVDLHNAARRVEGVGEVVWDDAVAAYAENYAAERAGDCALIHSGSWEKAGYGENLFGGSGSEWTAADAVNSWVGEKDLYDYDSNSCLGSWDSCLHYTQVMWSRTTAIGCARVDCDNGGVFITCNYNPAGNFQGERPFERGLTLSA from the coding sequence ATGGAGACACCAAAGATATCGGGAGTAGCACTTGCGGCAGCCATTGCCGTCGTTCTGGCCATGGCGAccacgccggcggtggcgcagaACTCGCCGCAGGACTTCGTGGACCTCCACAACGCGGCGCGACGCGTGGAGGGCGTCGGCGAGGTGGTCTGGGACGACGCCGTGGCGGCGTACGCGGAGAACTACGCGGCGGAGCGCGCCGGCGACTGCGCGCTCATCCACTCCGGCAGCTGGGAGAAGGCCGGCTACGGCGAGAACCTCTTCGGAGGCTCCGGCAGCGAGTGGACGGCAGCGGACGCCGTCAACAGCTGGGTGGGGGAGAAGGATCTGTACGACTACGACAGCAACAGCTGCCTGGGGTCGTGGGACTCGTGCCTCCACTACACGCAGGTGATGTGGAGCCGCACGACGGCGATCGGCTGCGCCCGCGTGGACTGCGACAACGGCGGCGTCTTCATCACCTGCAACTACAACCCCGCCGGCAACTTCCAGGGAGAGCGCCCCTTCGAGCGTGGCCTCACTCTCTCTGCTTAA
- the LOC4342311 gene encoding pathogenesis-related protein PRB1-3 translates to MERGASFAVVMAAMAVVLATTSTAQAQTTATDIVNIHNAARSAVGVPALSWDDNLAAYAQGYANQRAGDCALRHSDRNNYQYGENLSWNPSVQAWTAASSVDQWVAEKGSYDYASNSCVGGAMCGHYTQVVWRDTTAVGCAAVACNANRGVFFICTYFPAGNVQNQRPY, encoded by the coding sequence ATGGAGAGAGGAGCGAGCTTTGCAGTGGtgatggcggccatggcggtggttCTGGCCACCACATCGACGGCGCAGGCCCAGACCACGGCGACCGACATCGTCAACATCCACAACGCCGCCCGGAGCGCCGTCGGCGTCCCGGCGCTGTCGTGGGACGACAACCTGGCGGCGTACGCGCAGGGCTACGCGAACCAGCGCGCCGGCGACTGCGCGCTGCGGCACTCCGATCGCAACAACTATCAGTACGGCGAGAACCTGTCGTGGAACCCCTCCGTGCAggcgtggacggcggcgagctccgtcGACCAGTGGGTGGCGGAGAAGGGCTCCTACGACTACGCCAGCAACAGCTGCGTCGGCGGCGCCATGTGCGGCCACTACACGCAGGTCGTGTGGCGCGACACCACCGCCGTCGgatgcgccgccgtcgcctgcaACGCCAACCGAGGCGTCTTCTTCATCTGCACCTACTTCCCCGCCGGCAACGTCCAAAACCAGAGGCCGTACTAG